From the genome of Onthophagus taurus isolate NC chromosome 5, IU_Otau_3.0, whole genome shotgun sequence, one region includes:
- the LOC111413526 gene encoding nuclear movement protein nudC has product MCDIERFDDSLFAILKECRTLPNFFDAVFGFLNRRTDFYVISTNSNSHVGLPEGFAERFVRNTFYKWKPKDLNKNEVPEAVIETEIETEVEIDDETDNNKGIAMKSDDIEGDLRKLNVENDKNVSDSYNGGVFDNYSWSQTISDVDVLIKTPFGVTSKDLIVAIHPNKISIKTKKSSLVLIEDELCNCVKNSEAIWSLDVSQRKLTVHLEKRSEIWWDCLLKSEPKLDLSKMDCSRPFEELPDEAQAKIEELQWNQERKRLGLPTSDEIKMRETLKKAWNAEGSPFVGDFDPSSVNFN; this is encoded by the exons atgtgcgATATCGAACGTTTCGACGATAGTTTATTcgcaattttaaaagaatgtcGCACTTTGCCCAATTTTTTCGACGCCGTTTTCGGCTTTTTAAACCGCAG AACCGATTTTTACGTAATCTCAACCAATTCGAATTCTCACGTTGGTTTACCGGAAGGTTTCGCAGAACGATTCGTTCGAAATACATTTTACAAATGGAAACCGAaggatttaaacaaaaatgagGTCCCCGAAGCTGTAATCGAAACTGAAATTGAAACCGAGGTTGAAATCGATGATGAAACCGATAATAATAAAGGGATTGCAATGAAAAGTGATGATATTGAAGgtgatttaagaaaattaaacgttgaaaatgataaaaatgtttctgatAGTTATAACGGAGgtgtttttgataattattctTGGTCCCAGACTATAAGTGATGTtgatgtattaataaaaacccCGTTTGGGGTTACTTCCAAAGATTTAATTGTCGCGATTCATCCAAATAAGATctctattaaaacaaaaaaatcctctttgGTGTTAATTGAAGACGAATTATGtaattgtgttaaaaattcTGAAGCAATTTGGTCATTGGATGTCTCCCAAAGAAAATTAACTGTTCATTTAGAGAAACGGTCGGAAATTTGGTGGGATTGTTTGTTAAAATCAGAACCGAAATTGgatttatcaaaaatggaTTGTTCAAGACCATTTGAGGAGCTCCCCGATGAAGCTCAAGCAAAAATTGAAGAGTTGCAATGGAACCAGGAGAGAAAAAGGCTTGGATTACCTACAAGTGATGAAATAAAGATGAGGGAAACATTGAAAAAGGCGTGGAATGCAGAAGGAAGTCCCTTTGTGGGTGATTTTGATCCATCTTCggtcaattttaattaa